From bacterium, one genomic window encodes:
- a CDS encoding glycosyltransferase: protein MIETICRIVFWVCIGLYAYILIGHGLLLAFLSLFFKKPVKKKNITPHVCFIIPAYNEERLIEMKIQNTLELDYPADKLEIVIVSDASSDRTDEIVRKHSHKNKRIKLLRQQCRQGRTNAINLAFEKNKTEIFAISDADIMLKKTALTELVANFTDPTVGAATARFIGLETGPKAGNHNYWGYEQLMRHLESSIFSVSFISGALNALRSEHVGKSPPDVTHDHYTPAYIAQKGLRTIYEPLAIAYETYERSHRKEFAIGERTLLMGINFMRDFPRILDVCRHPWFIFNLLFRKILRWFSPLFLLISWIASLFIITEPCPLAYIILTGLGLLFMVLYVA from the coding sequence GCTTATTTTTCAAGAAACCTGTGAAGAAGAAAAATATAACCCCACATGTCTGTTTTATAATACCTGCCTACAACGAAGAGCGGTTAATCGAAATGAAGATACAAAACACACTTGAGCTCGACTATCCGGCAGACAAGCTTGAGATTGTCATCGTTTCTGATGCAAGCAGCGATAGAACGGATGAAATCGTCAGAAAGCATTCTCATAAGAATAAAAGAATAAAGCTTTTAAGACAACAGTGCCGCCAGGGAAGAACTAATGCCATCAATCTTGCCTTTGAAAAAAACAAAACTGAAATATTCGCGATCTCGGATGCGGATATTATGCTTAAGAAAACAGCTCTGACCGAATTAGTAGCCAATTTCACGGATCCGACTGTCGGAGCGGCAACGGCAAGATTTATAGGATTGGAAACGGGCCCGAAAGCAGGAAATCATAATTATTGGGGTTACGAACAATTGATGCGCCATCTCGAAAGTTCAATTTTTTCAGTATCTTTTATCTCAGGAGCCCTTAACGCCTTACGCAGCGAGCATGTCGGTAAATCACCGCCAGATGTCACACACGATCACTACACGCCGGCATACATTGCTCAAAAAGGTCTAAGAACCATTTATGAACCTCTCGCTATCGCGTATGAAACATACGAAAGGTCTCACCGTAAAGAATTCGCAATTGGCGAACGAACATTGTTAATGGGTATTAACTTCATGCGAGATTTTCCTCGTATTCTCGACGTGTGCAGACATCCTTGGTTTATATTCAATCTACTTTTCCGAAAGATTCTGCGATGGTTCTCGCCTTTGTTTTTGCTTATATCGTGGATAGCTTCGCTATTTATAATCACCGAGCCATGCCCTCTTGCGTACATTATCCTGACAGGTCTTGGACTTTTATTTATGGTTTTGTATGTTGCA